Proteins encoded by one window of Blastocatellia bacterium:
- a CDS encoding polyprenyl synthetase family protein has product MTVPTEVSVRQQAERTADELFSLIKEDLAEVEREFTRHVSSHVQIVAEIGRYLQDGGGKRVRPALLLLASKLWGQPTTAHIIRMAVVVEFIHTATLVHDDIIDGADTRRGRPSVNARWGNQITVLMGDWLYMMAFELALGERNFRILDILTRLTREMTEGELIQLTHIGNVRITRPEYFDIVRRKTAYLFSACTEIGGLLGGASEAEQQRLRNYGLNLGIAFQVIDDILDFTSTDHVLGKPAGNDLREGKVTLPLIYLVEMGDTRTIEMIESVIADGDYCRVTRADLVSILESRGAIERARAEAREYAQRACECLDGLAASPYRDVLYSLARFIVERRN; this is encoded by the coding sequence ATGACGGTTCCAACTGAAGTCAGCGTGCGACAGCAGGCTGAACGCACAGCCGATGAATTGTTTTCCCTCATCAAGGAGGATCTGGCGGAGGTGGAGCGGGAATTCACCCGCCATGTCAGCTCCCACGTTCAGATCGTGGCCGAGATCGGCCGGTATCTCCAGGATGGCGGGGGCAAGCGCGTTCGCCCGGCGCTGTTGCTTCTGGCGTCCAAACTCTGGGGGCAACCGACCACGGCCCACATCATTCGCATGGCCGTTGTGGTGGAATTCATTCACACGGCGACACTCGTTCACGACGACATTATTGACGGTGCGGACACACGACGCGGTCGCCCCTCGGTCAACGCCCGCTGGGGGAATCAAATCACCGTCCTCATGGGCGACTGGCTCTACATGATGGCTTTTGAGCTGGCGCTCGGAGAACGCAACTTTCGAATCCTCGACATCCTGACGCGCCTCACGCGCGAGATGACCGAGGGAGAACTGATTCAACTCACCCACATCGGCAATGTGCGCATCACCCGCCCGGAGTATTTCGACATCGTGCGCCGGAAGACGGCATATCTCTTCAGCGCCTGTACGGAGATCGGAGGGCTCCTGGGGGGCGCGAGCGAAGCCGAGCAGCAGCGGCTGCGGAATTACGGGCTCAACCTGGGCATCGCCTTTCAGGTGATTGACGATATCCTCGATTTCACCTCCACCGATCATGTCCTCGGCAAGCCGGCGGGAAACGATTTGCGCGAGGGGAAGGTCACGCTTCCCTTGATCTACCTGGTAGAGATGGGCGACACGCGCACCATCGAGATGATCGAATCGGTCATTGCCGACGGGGATTATTGCCGGGTGACGCGAGCCGATCTGGTCAGTATCCTCGAATCGCGCGGCGCGATTGAGCGGGCACGAGCCGAAGCCCGCGAGTATGCTCAGCGAGCCTGTGAGTGTCTGGACGGATTAGCGGCGTCCCCGTACCGGGATGTCCTCTACTCGCTCGCCCGATTTATTGTGGAGCGTCGGAACTGA